CCAAGTAAAGCGTAGGCACAGGCTTTGTTATACAAAGCGCTTGAATGTTCTGGTTGAATTTCCAAAACTTTTTCATATGATGCGATCGCATCTTTGTAACTACCTGAATTTATTAGTGTCAAACCTCGCATATCCCATGCTGAATAATAATCAGGTTCAATCTCTATAGCTTTATCAAATGAAGCGATTGCCATTTCATATCTTTCTAGGTTACTTAATGCTTGCCCACGCGTAACCCATGCTGAGTAGTAGTCAGCTTGTATCTCTAAAGCTCTATCAAAAGAGTCAACAGCTTCTTCATATCTCCCTAAGTTACCTAAAGCAACACCTCGCTCATTCCAAGCTTCATAAAAGTCAAGTTTTAGTTCTAAAGCTTTATCATAAGATAAGACTGCTTCTTCATTTCTATCTAAATTCCTTAGCACCTCACCTCGATAAAACCACACAATATAACTATAAGGTTTGATTTTTAAGCAATTATCTTTAGCAAATAGTGCTTCTTCGTACCTCCCTAATTTTCTTAATACACTGCTTTTTTTGTACAATGCCTCGAAATCATCAGGAACAATTTCTAAGGCTTTATCATAAGAATCGAGCGCGGCTATATATTTTCCTGATCTTTCTAAAGCAATACCTCTATCGTGCCAAGCTTGATAGAAATCAGGCTTTATCTTTACTGCCTCGTCATAAGCACTTACTGCTTCAATATGCCTACCTAAATCACCAAGATTAACACCTCGGTTATACCAAACTTCGTGAGTATCTTCAAATTGACTCTCTTCTACCTCAGCGTTAATTGAGTTATCAGATTGATAGAGATTTAATATTAATTTTTCGAGTTCGCCTTTTGTAAAAGGACTAATTCCCTTCTGAAGCGAAAGAATCCAACGTTCGCGTTCTAATTTTAATTCTAGATTATTTGTTCTATCTACAAAGAACTGAAAGTCTTCGACTGCACCTTCAAAATTACCAGTTAATGCCCTAGCTAAACCTCGACTATCTCTACAGTGTTCATCTTCTGGCATCTCTTGAGTTGCAATTTCGCAAGCAAACATTACCTCAGAAGCTTTTCCCTTTAAGCTACCATACCAGCAAAGATTATTTAATGTCTCATATATAGTTGCTAGATTAAAGCTATAAGATTGTAACTCTTTAACTACTTCAACAGCTTCCTCAAACTGCTCTTGTCTTAAAAGTACATCAAACCTTGTTTTAGCATCAGCTTGCTTTATTTCGAGTTCTATCTGTGTCTCTAATTCAGCCAAGAGTTTTGATGATTCAATTGAAATCTTATCTAATTCTTCTAATTCTTCAGGATTTCTGGATAAATTCTCATCAAATCTAGTTTGCAGCTTTTTCTGCTAAACCATCGACAAGTGGTTGTGCCTCATCAATCTCAAATCCCTGTAGCTCGATCGCTCGTCCGATATTAAAAGGCGTACTGATATGCTGTTTGCTTTTAATTAGGTCAGAGGGAGTCGCCACACCGAGCAATACAAAAGTGAGTCGATAGAAGTCAGGGTGATCGGCACGACTGTTATAAAAAGCGCGAATCGACGCAAAAAAATCATCTGCATTAAAGGGAAGACTAAGCACGCTATCGATCTCATCAATAAAAATGACAATTTTTTGCGAAATATTCTCTAATAAAACCTCTGCAATAAACTCGCTAAACCTTTGTACTGATGAAATGAGATCGCGATCGCGCCACCATGTTCTTAAATTAATTTGTTCCCCAAGTTTAAACCCACTTACAAGATTGCGAACGATACTGGCATACCACTGATCGGCTGTGAGATTTTGGCTGCCAATCGAAGTCATATCGATTTCAACACAAGCAAAACTTTCTGATTGTAATCGTTTCATAGTCTGAACTCGCAAGCTAGACTTGCCCATCTGCCTTGAGTTCAGTACATAACAAAACTCTCCAGCTTTTATACCTTCATACAAATCTTCATCGGCTTGTCGGCGCACGTAAGTAGAAGCATTTGCAGGAAGACAGCCTCCTGCTTGATAGGTATAGTTTGGGTTTGTCATAGATTGTCGTATACCTCAAGGCGATCGCTAAAATAAAGTTGATAAAGATTACAACGTGGGATCGCATCATTTCCATGACGCAAAGTCAATCCCATGCTATCTAGTTTAAAAGTTTCCTCAGAGGGTAATCTCACTGGATCTTTACTACTTACCACCTTTTTCATCGCTTCAGCAAGTTTAGGATTTTGTTCAAGGTTCCATAGATGACGACGGAGATGATCGCTATAGATACCAGCCTCTGTTGGAGCAGTTTTTAACACATCAGTAAGATCGATGCTATT
This window of the Pseudanabaena yagii GIHE-NHR1 genome carries:
- a CDS encoding tetratricopeptide repeat protein, encoding MAELETQIELEIKQADAKTRFDVLLRQEQFEEAVEVVKELQSYSFNLATIYETLNNLCWYGSLKGKASEVMFACEIATQEMPEDEHCRDSRGLARALTGNFEGAVEDFQFFVDRTNNLELKLERERWILSLQKGISPFTKGELEKLILNLYQSDNSINAEVEESQFEDTHEVWYNRGVNLGDLGRHIEAVSAYDEAVKIKPDFYQAWHDRGIALERSGKYIAALDSYDKALEIVPDDFEALYKKSSVLRKLGRYEEALFAKDNCLKIKPYSYIVWFYRGEVLRNLDRNEEAVLSYDKALELKLDFYEAWNERGVALGNLGRYEEAVDSFDRALEIQADYYSAWVTRGQALSNLERYEMAIASFDKAIEIEPDYYSAWDMRGLTLINSGSYKDAIASYEKVLEIQPEHSSALYNKACAYALLGEIALALDNLEKAIQLNSSEFLDLARKDKDFDSLRSNPRFQDLIADLPTILNDKAQNNDPDKFYKQGVALADIGRYEEAIVSYDIALKIKPDFYDAWYKRGSALRNLSRYEEAFDSYEQALKIKPNKGVVWFQRGHVLLKLDKYEDAISSFDRATLNNPDSDEAWYKRGLALGKLGRYEEEIASYDKALKINPYKYNAWHNRGISLKELGRYEESIISYNKALEIKHDDCEVLKNRGVALVHLGRYEEAIASYEKVLEIQPEHSSALYNKACAYALLDEIEPALENLEKAIELNQSEYCDLAKNDADFDLIRSDSRFQLLINNSEPNPILSDLLQVSDKSSNSLETNANK